Part of the Sporosarcina sp. FSL K6-2383 genome is shown below.
CAAGTCCTTCTTCGACACTACGATTACCTTCCTCAGTACTCGAAACAGCCTGCCCGACATTGCCAATTATCGAATCAATCATATTCCCAATTTCGGCTGCCGAACGCTTCGACTGTTCTGCCAAATTTCTTACTTCTTCCGCAACAACCGCAAAACCTTTTCCATGTTCACCTGCACGCGCCGCTTCAATTGCCGCGTTAAGCGCCAATAAGTTTGTTTGTTCTGCAATATCCGTAATGAGTGATGTGACTTTCCGAATTTCTTCCGAACGAGTAGCCATCCCACTTATGATTCCTTCTGATTGTCTTATCGCTGAACTAATCACAGTCATTTGTTCTGTGACATCCTGCATTAACGAAGCTCCTTCCCCAACGAGCTTCGTCACGTCTTCAGATGAATGAAGCATTGCTTCGTTATCATCATTAATACGATCAATGCCCACAATCATCTCATTCACGGCATTGGATGTTTCCTGGACAATATCCACTTGCGAACTACTTCCTGTTAAGTTACGCTCTGCTATTTCAGAAACTACTTCGGATGCTGCAAGGCTTTGCTCAGAGCTTGCAGAAAGCCCTTCCGCTTGAAGCGAAAGTTCTGCCGCCGATTCCCGTGCAAGCGTAATAATTCCACGTAAATCCCCCGTCATCTCGTTAAAGGCTGTTGCCATTTCTCCAATTTCATCCCTGTTACGAATTGAAAGTGGTTCGACGGCAAGATTTCCAGTCGCAATTTCCGCCAGAGCACCTGTCATCTTCCCAACCGGTCGTGCGATGCTTCGACTAATGAGTTGCGCTACTACAATGCTCAGAATAGCAGCAACAACAATCATTCCAATGATGACTAGTCGGGTCCAATTCAATAAACTTTCCAGACTTAGTTCTGTCTGTCTCATCTCCTCTTCCTGCAGTTCAATTAACTCCCTAATTTTCTGTTCAATCGCCTTATCATGAGTGGCAGCAATAGATGCAATGCTGACAGCCGCCTCCATGTCTTTAATCGCTTTATTAAACTCGCTTATCGTCTTATCAGCTGCTTCCGTATAGCTTTGACGTCCACCCATTATCCCATCGAGTAACAATTGCGCAGAGTCATCATTACTCATACCGTTTAATTGCTCCCACTGGGCATTAAACAAATCACTCAAATCGCTCCGATTCGTTAAATAGGAGACATTATTAAATAGAAGAAAGCCTCGCACATCATTTTCAGTTTTAAGCTGAGTTGCTAAAAGCTCTTGAAGTAGCTGTATCTTTTCCACTCGATCATCAATTAAAAAACGATATTCGTCATTCATCTTTAACAGTGACCAATAGCCCATTCCACCGACAATAACTAGCAGTACTAGCACCGATAAAAATCCACCCCATAATTTTTTCCCCACTGTAAACCTCATACATATCCCCCCTATGTAAGCGCAAACATTTTTTCATTATTAAATCAAGTATAGCCTATCTACATTTAGTAGCATAGTAGTAGGTCAAAATATCTTCATAAAAGTTTGAGTATTCCA
Proteins encoded:
- a CDS encoding methyl-accepting chemotaxis protein, with protein sequence MRFTVGKKLWGGFLSVLVLLVIVGGMGYWSLLKMNDEYRFLIDDRVEKIQLLQELLATQLKTENDVRGFLLFNNVSYLTNRSDLSDLFNAQWEQLNGMSNDDSAQLLLDGIMGGRQSYTEAADKTISEFNKAIKDMEAAVSIASIAATHDKAIEQKIRELIELQEEEMRQTELSLESLLNWTRLVIIGMIVVAAILSIVVAQLISRSIARPVGKMTGALAEIATGNLAVEPLSIRNRDEIGEMATAFNEMTGDLRGIITLARESAAELSLQAEGLSASSEQSLAASEVVSEIAERNLTGSSSQVDIVQETSNAVNEMIVGIDRINDDNEAMLHSSEDVTKLVGEGASLMQDVTEQMTVISSAIRQSEGIISGMATRSEEIRKVTSLITDIAEQTNLLALNAAIEAARAGEHGKGFAVVAEEVRNLAEQSKRSAAEIGNMIDSIIGNVGQAVSSTEEGNRSVEEGLVVTERTREVFSRIEHAAGDVGEKITAVSAAIVQIRMMTEEVVGGTSKVNGLAIQLAEEAQSTSAATEEQLAANEEISSSSQMLANLAEKLRSDMSRFTV